The candidate division WOR-3 bacterium genomic interval ATCTTTTACTGTTTTCCATAGAAAACCTTCTCTTTTCTTTGCAAAATCTATTTCACTAATTTCCTTTTTAGGTAAAACAACATTCCCTTCAAAGGTTTCAATATAAACTGAATCAGAAGTTATTTTGTTTATTTTGCATTTGTATTCTTCTCCTTTCTCTGTATATATAATATCTTCTATCCAGTTTTTATCTTTTTTTAGAAATCTTTGATTACATGAAATTAAAAATATAAAAAACAAAATAATAGATAAAATTTTATTTTTTTTCATTCGGTGTCTCCTTTTACTTTCATAATTATGGGCCTTTCTACATATTTTAATAATTTGTTACACAGATTTTTGTATTCTTTATACTCTGAGACCTTTATTTTTTTATCTCTTCTCTTCCAAACATCTTTGAATATTAAAGTGTCTTCTTTTACTAAATAAAAAGCGCTGTATTCAACTTTCGAATTAGATAAAGAAATTTTCTCTGGAAGAGATAAAATTTCTACCTGAGAGGGAAGATAAATTTTAAAAGAGTGAGTAATTTCTTCAGAAGTTTCATAAATTAAGTCATAGTTACGAGTTGAAAGAGAAAGTTCGTCTTTTGTATATCTTTCTTTTAGCTCGGGAAGTTTGAGAAAATAAAGTTCTCCTTGCTTTTTTAGAAAATTAGGTATTTGATATCTTATTGTCATCTCTAAAGGTTTAGAAATATCGTTTAAATTTAAAAGTTCATATTCTAAAAGTTGAGCATAAGGAGAAATCCTTTTTATCATTTTTTCAAACTGATTCTTCTTTTGAGTCGAATCAAGACTCTCCCAATAAGCCCTGACACCAGCTTCGTAGCTTCCATTATATTTCGAGTGAAACTTTACAATGGAAAAGCTATCTAATTTTATTTCAATATCATAACTATATTCCCTTAAATTCCTTTCTGGTTCTGGGATTTCAATAAAGTCAATTCTCGATTTTTGAGCGCATATTGCATCTACTCCATGATCCATTGAAGGAAATGAAGGATATCTACTATATTCAGAAACCGGATCAAGAAAATAGGGGTCTCCATTTTCTGGAAATATTTCCACAATAGCATGATCTCCCCAAAATGAAGGGACCTCTTTAGCTAATTCTGGCGAGGGATGTGTATGAAGATAAACTGGATAAGCTTCAATTCCTATTGCTTTTAACAGAGTGGAAAAAAGAATTGCTTTATCTGTGCAATCTCCATACCCATTCTCAAGGGTTTGTTCTGCAGTGTGTCCTGAAACACCGCTTGCTATAGCTCCTTTTATAGAGATGTATCTAATATTTCTCTGAATCCAGTGATATAGAGAAGCGATTTTCTCCTCGTTAGTTTTTAGATCCTTCGTTAAAGAGTCTGCTAATTTTTGGACTTTCTCGGTTACAACCATTCTTTTTTTCTGAAAATCTGAATACCAGTTAAATATATAATTCCAATCCTTTTGATTTGAAAGTTGTAAAAAGGGAATAATTTCTTCTATAGAAGGCATTAAAGGTTCCTCAACTGGAGGTAAAGTATTTCTTTTCTCAAAATAATATTCTTTTGTAGAATCTCTATATAAAGAGTCTATAAAGATGCTATCATCATTTTTTATCTTGAAAACTATGAAAGTTTTTATAGGAACAATTATTCTAATAGAAGATTCAATTACTGGGTCTTCTCCTCCAAAGAACCATCCCATTGTGAATATTTTTTTGTCCCAAGGATTAAAAATCTCTTCTGTGTATTTATATTCTATAATATCACCCACCTCCACATTTGGAAATTGAAAGGAAATTATTCTCCTTTTCGTAAAGTAGATTTCTTCCGCTTTTGGTTTTGTAATCTTTATTTTATTCATATCTAAAGAAATCACCCTTCCATCAGGCTTTATAACTCTTGCTAAATCAATCTTTACTTTTTCTCTTTGGGGATCAAAGCTATGTTGAAAAGAAGCCCATGACCTTTTAGAATCTTTTAAAATTAATCCCCGGAAGTGATATTCATATTTCCGAGTTCCAAGAGGTAGCAAAGTATTTACACCTTTATCTAACATTACCACCCCATCAAAATCATAGTATTTAGTGATTATCTTTTCTCTCTCTTTTAGAATATTCTGAATATCAATAGAAATTGTTTCTTCTCCTTCCTCAAATCCGCCTTCTCCAAATATTATAGATTTTACTTCACTTCTTAGGAAAACTTCATCTTTTGTATAAATAGAATCATTTCGCATAAGTATTGAATCCACCTCAATAATCTTCCCATTATTA includes:
- a CDS encoding DUF3857 domain-containing transglutaminase family protein; translation: MKKLLFFLFLLFYPFKFYSHKIEFNNGKIIEVDSILMRNDSIYTKDEVFLRSEVKSIIFGEGGFEEGEETISIDIQNILKEREKIITKYYDFDGVVMLDKGVNTLLPLGTRKYEYHFRGLILKDSKRSWASFQHSFDPQREKVKIDLARVIKPDGRVISLDMNKIKITKPKAEEIYFTKRRIISFQFPNVEVGDIIEYKYTEEIFNPWDKKIFTMGWFFGGEDPVIESSIRIIVPIKTFIVFKIKNDDSIFIDSLYRDSTKEYYFEKRNTLPPVEEPLMPSIEEIIPFLQLSNQKDWNYIFNWYSDFQKKRMVVTEKVQKLADSLTKDLKTNEEKIASLYHWIQRNIRYISIKGAIASGVSGHTAEQTLENGYGDCTDKAILFSTLLKAIGIEAYPVYLHTHPSPELAKEVPSFWGDHAIVEIFPENGDPYFLDPVSEYSRYPSFPSMDHGVDAICAQKSRIDFIEIPEPERNLREYSYDIEIKLDSFSIVKFHSKYNGSYEAGVRAYWESLDSTQKKNQFEKMIKRISPYAQLLEYELLNLNDISKPLEMTIRYQIPNFLKKQGELYFLKLPELKERYTKDELSLSTRNYDLIYETSEEITHSFKIYLPSQVEILSLPEKISLSNSKVEYSAFYLVKEDTLIFKDVWKRRDKKIKVSEYKEYKNLCNKLLKYVERPIIMKVKGDTE